A genomic window from Cricetulus griseus strain 17A/GY chromosome 4, alternate assembly CriGri-PICRH-1.0, whole genome shotgun sequence includes:
- the Gpr146 gene encoding probable G-protein coupled receptor 146, which translates to MWSCGPLNSTAWGEEPLCRNLRLGLWVLSLLYLGAGVPVGLGYNALLVLANLTSKNSMTMPDVYFVNMAVAGLVLTALAPAYLLGPAHSRWALWSLSSEAHVTLLILFNVASLVTMYSTALLSLDYYIERALPRTYMASVYNTRHVCGFVWGGAVLTSFSSLLFYICSHVSSRIAECARMQNTEAADAILVLIGYVVPGLAVLYALVLISRIGKEDTPLDQDTSRLDPSVHRLLVATVCTQFGLWTPYYLSLGHTVLASRGRTGEGHYLGILQVAKDLAKFLAFSSSSVTPLLYRYINKAFPGKLRRLVKKLHCGHRHCSPDPAGIQQVMAQA; encoded by the coding sequence atgtggagcTGTGGCCCACTCAACAGCACAGCGTGGGGTGAGGAGCCGCTATGCCGCAACCTGCGCCTGGGGCTGTGGGTCCTCTCGCTGCTCTACCTGGGGGCAGGTGTCCCTGTGGGCTTAGGCTACAATGCCCTGTTGGTGCTGGCCAACCTGACCAGTAAGAACAGCATGACCATGCCAGATGTGTACTTCGTGAACATGGCTGTGGCGGGGTTGGTGCTCACGGCACTGGCACCTGCATACCTGCTGGGTCCTGCCCACTCCAGGTGGGCCCTGTGGAGCCTCAGCAGTGAGGCCCATGTGACACTGCTCATCTTATTCAATGTGGCTTCCCTGGTGACCATGTACTCCACTGCACTGCTGAGCCTCGATTACTATATCGAGCGTGCCCTGCCACGCACCTATATGGCCAGTGTGTATAACACCCGGCATGTGTGCGGCTTCGTCTGGGGAGGAGCGGTGCTCACCAGTttctcctccctgctcttctACATCTGCAGCCATGTGTCTTCTCGCATCGCTGAGTGTGCCCGGATGCAGAACACAGAGGCTGCTGACGCTATCCTCGTGCTCATCGGCTATGTGGTGCCAGGTCTGGCTGTGTTGTATGCGCTGGTGCTCATCTCAAGGATTGGGAAGGAAGACACGCCCCTGGACCAGGACACTAGCAGGCTGGACCCCTCAGTGCATAGGCTGCTGGTGGCCACTGTGTGCACACAGTTTGGGCTCTGGACACCTTACTACCTGAGCCTGGGGCACACAGTGCTGGCCTCACGGGGGAGGACCGGAGAGGGGCATTATCTGGGCATCCTACAGGTTGCTAAGGACTTGGCCAAGTTCTTGGCCTTCTCAAGCAGCTCCGTGACACCACTGCTCTACCGTTACATCAATAAAGCCTTCCCCGGCAAGCTCCGACGGCTGGTGAAGAAACTGCACTGTGGGCACCGGCACTGCTCCCCTGACCCTGCAGGGATACAGCAGGTGATGGCACAGGCGTAG
- the LOC103164145 gene encoding LOW QUALITY PROTEIN: uncharacterized protein LOC103164145 (The sequence of the model RefSeq protein was modified relative to this genomic sequence to represent the inferred CDS: substituted 1 base at 1 genomic stop codon): MNRQHAPTSQXPPAADEVLCGPQVGTGLTALLKMDRHNMSWIRYPSHVSPDVEDVIAAQSIISRCMHVYVALCVPLSLVTGLFNLSVFIRDRTRLKVLDRLLAGLTVTSILVTLLSLNAAGRPDYMSTTNLGCAALSFFSNICYFTAQYLQVAMLVPSFLPVSSGYQLLMRPVASLAAIGGCAVCSSLIVVSMLGTSGALHATTMCQVDPLAAWPEYEIVKFSLGFALALSFQMVLFLLHATQPACRAAPDTTDSDTDSDSERWVVLAIALNMFACRLFFNAVLLHRAQLKLRQDVGSPRDELLMNLAELALSGESCINLVATLLLHTPCRIRLLGLLGRLTQRCRRGTDNSMPLSRVGGETGPAC, encoded by the exons ATGAACAGACAGCATGCCCCAACCTCACAATAGCCCCCAGCTGCTGACGAAGTCTTGTGTGGACCCCAGG TGGGGACTG GTCTGACAGCTCTCCTGAAGATGGACCGTCACAACATGTCCTGGATCCGCTACCCTAGCCATGTGTCCCCAGATGTGGAGGATGTCATTGCAGCACAGAGCATCATTTctaggtgcatgcatgtgtatgtagcaCTGTGTGTCCCATTGAGCCTAGTGACGGGGCTCTTCAATCTGAGCGTGTTCATCCGAGACCGCACTAGGCTGAAGGTGCTGGACAGGCTCCTTGCAGGCCTCACAGTCACTAGCATCTTGGTGACTCTACTGTCCCTCAATGCTGCTGGCCGGCCTGACTACATGTCCACGACAAACCTGGGCTGTGCGGCACTCTCATTCTTCTCCAACATCTGCTACTTTACTGCCCAGTACCTGCAGGTGGCCATGCTTGTCCCATCTTTTCTGCCAGTCTCCTCGGGCTACCAGCTCTTGATGAGGCCTGTGGCAAGCCTAGCTGCCATAGGGGGCTGTGCTGTGTGTAGCTCGCTGATCGTGGTGTCCATGCTGGGCACATCTGGGGCATTGCATGCAACCACCATGTGCCAGGTGGATCCACTGGCTGCATGGCCCGAATACGAGATTGTCAAGTTCAGCCTGGGCTTCGCACTTGCCTTGAGCTTCCAGATGGTTCTCTTCCTCCTGCACGCTACACAACCAGCCTGCCGGGCGGCTCCTGATACGACAGACTCTGACACAGACTCAGACTCTGAGCGCTGGGTGGTACTGGCCATAGCTCTCAACATGTTTGCCTGTAGACTCTTCTTCAATGCGGTCCTCCTGCATCGGGCCCAGCTGAAGCTTCGGCAGGATGTGGGCTCCCCCAGGGATGAGCTGCTCATGAACCTCGCTGAGCTGGCCCTGTCTGGAGAGAGTTGCATCAACTTGGTGGCCACTCTCCTCCTCCACACACCGTGTAGGATCAGGTTGCTGGGCCTCCTTGGGCGCCTCACACAGAGATGCAGACGTGGGACGGACAATAGCATGCCCTTGAGTAGAGTAGGGGGCGAGACAGGGCCTGCCTGCTGA